DNA from Bradyrhizobium japonicum USDA 6:
GGATCGACCAGCAGCTTGACCAGCCCACTCGCAGCCTCCGGCCCGTCGAACTCGCCGAGCGCCATCGCGACCTGCTGGCGCACGCCGGCGTCGGGATCTGCGACCATGTTGGCGAGATGTGCGACGGCTGCGGGATCTCCGGAATGCCCGAGCGCGATGATGGCGACACGGCGCTCGGCGGGATCGGCGGCCTGCAACCGTTCATCGGCGTCTTCGAGGTCGTCATAGGACTCGAACGGGCTCGACATGATCACCTCAGCAGATAGGGAATGTTGACGGTGACGGCGCCGGTCGGGCAATCGGCCTCGCACGGCATGCAATACCAGCACTCGTCATAGGCCATGTAGGCCTTGCCGGTCATGTCGCTGATGCGGAGCACGTCAAGCGGGCAGACGTCGACGCACACGGTGCAGCCCTTGTCGGCGATGCATTTGGCGTCGTCGACGACCACCGGAACCGATGTCTGATAGGACGCGAGAGGCATTTTATGTCTCCTGTTGCGATGTTGCGGTGGATCAGGCGGAGGCGCGGATGCGTTGCTTGTCGTAGAGGTCCTTCTCGTCGTCGGCGATCGGCACGACATAGGGCTCCACGGCGCGCTTCTCGCTGGTCATCTTGCCGTTCTGCTTGGAGAGCAGCGTGTGGCAGAACCAGTTCTCGTTGTCCTTCTCCGGGAAATCCGTGCGCCAGTGATAGAGGCCCCAGCGGCTCTCCTCGCGGTACAGCGAGGCGTGCACCGCCATGTCGGCGCAATCCATGATCGACTGCACTTCGAGCGCGCGAAGCAGCTCGTGTGCGTTGCGCGCGATCATGTGTTCCTGCATGTCCTGTCGCGTCTCGGCGAGGCGGCGCATGCCGAGCTCGTATTTGCGCGTGACTTTCGGCGGCTGGAGATAGTCGTTGACGAGGCGACGGGTCTTGTACTCGACCTGGTTCGGCGGAATGCCGTCTTCGCGTTTGGTCGGCGCCAGCACGCGGTCGCGCTCCAGCGCGACATCGGCCGCATCGAACTCCGCAAAGTCGTGGTTGTCGGCGAATTCCATGGCGTCGATGCCGGCGACCGAGCCGTTGGTAAAGGCGCCGAGCATGTAATTGTGCGGCACGCTTGCCATGTCGCCGGCGGCATAGAGGCCGGGCACCGTCGTGCGCGCATTGTCATCGACAAATACGCCGGAGGCGCTGTGGCCGGAGCAGAACCCGATCTCGGAGATGTGCATCTCGATCGACTCGCTGCGGTAATCGACCCCGCGCCCCTGCTGAAACAGGCCGCGCGTGGGACGCTCGACCTTGTGCAGCGTGGATTCGATCTCCGAGATGGTGTCGGGATGGAGATGCTTGAGCTGGAGGAACACCGGGCCCTTGCCTGACAGCAGCTCGTTGTAGAATTCCAGCATCATCTGGCCGGACCAGTAGTCGCACTCGATGAAGCGTGATCCCTCGTTGTTGGCGGTGAAGGCGCCGAAGGGACCGGCGACATAGGCGCAAGCCGGGCCATTATAGTCCTTGATCAGCGGATTGATCTGGTAGCATTCGAGGTTCGCCAGCGCTGCACCGGCGTGATACGCCATGGCATAGCCGTCGCCGGAATTGGCGGCGTTCTCGTAGGTGCCGAACATGTAGCCGGAGGTCGGAAGGCCGAGGCGGCCGGCGGCGCCCATGCAGAGGATCACGGCCTTGGCCTTGATGACGAGGATCTCTGCCGTGCGCGTGTTGACGGAGATCGCGCCGGCGATGCGGCCGTCGGACGATTTGAGCAGCCGCGTCGCCATGTAGCGGTTGGAGATCAGGATGCGGGCGCGGCGAAGCTGGCGATAGAGCGCCTTCTTGACGGTCTCGCCGTTCGGCATCGGAAGGACGTAGGTGCCGATATGGTGCACCTTCTTGACGGCGTAGTCGCCGTTCTCGTTCTTCAGGAAGCGGATGCCGAAACTGTCGAGCTCTTCGATGATCTTGTAGCAATTTTGCGCGTATTTATAGACCGCCTTCTGATCGACGATGCCGTCGTTCGCGATGGTGATTTCCTTGGTGTACTGCTCCGGGGTCGCATAGCCGGGAATGACGGCGTTGTTGAGCCCGTCCATGCCCATCGAGATCGCGCCGGAGCGCTTGACGTTGGCCTTTTCGAGCAGGACGACATTGGCCTTCGGGTTCTTCAGCTTCGCCTTCAGCGCCGCCATCGGACCGGCCGTGCCGCCGCCGATCACCAGCACATCGCAGGAAACCTCCGAAAGTCCGTCGACGATCTCATCTAGTGCCATCGCTTGCTCCTGGTTCGCCGGTCCGGCGCCTTCGCATCAGATTTGTTCAGGTGGTCGTCCGACGATAGCAATTAGTTGTCGCCGGGACGCGATTTGCGGCTCAGCGCTCGACGAAGGCCTTTTCAATGACGAAATGGCCGGGCTGGCTGTGATTGCCCTCGACAAAGCCGCGCGCGGAAAACATCGCGGGCAGTTCCTCGAGCATCGCCGGGCTGCCGCACAGCATGATGCGATCGGTCTCGATATCGAGGCCGGGTTGCCCGATGTCGTCGAACAGTTGGTTGGAGCCGATCAGGTCGGTGATGCGACCGCGGTTTTTGAACGGCTCGCGGGTCACGGTCGGGTAGTAGACGAGCTTGTCGCGGATCAGCGGACCAAAGAATTCGTGATTGCGCAGGCCGTCGACGAGGTGCTCGCCATAAGCGAGTTCCGAAACCTGGCGGCAGCCATGGGCAAGTACGATGGTCTCGTAATTCTCATAGACGTCGGGGTCCTTGATCAGGCTGGCGAAGGGCGCGAGGCCGGTGCCGGTCGAAAGCAGCAGCAGGCGTTTGCCCGGGATGAGGTTGCCGGTGATCAGCGTGCCCGTCGCCTTGCGGCCGACCAGGATGATGTCGCCCTCCCGGATCTTCTGGAGGCGCGAGGTCAGCGGGCCGTCCGGCACCTTGATCGAGAAGAATTCGAGCGCCTCCTCGTGATTGGCGCTCGCCATGCTGTAGGCCCGCATCAACGGCTTGCCCTCGACTTCCAGCCCGATCATCGCGAACTGGCCGTTCTGGAAACGGAAGCCCGGATCGCGCGTCGCCGTGAAGCTGAACAGGGAGTCGGTCCAGTGCCGGACTGACAAAACCGTTTCCTTCTGAAATGCGCTCATGGTCTCTCCTCAGCCATCGTTGGCGCACAAGGTTTCGGAGAGAGCAGAGTCCGGCAATTCGGAAGTGAAATTCCCGGTCGATTAGTTTCACATTTGGTGGGCGGTGACTGAAGAGGAGGCAGACGGCCACGCGTCCGCGCTGGCAATTAGTTGCTATTCGTGCGCGTCCGCGCCGACATAGAAGGAAGCTGGAGGTTCGTCATGACCATGACCTTGGTGGCGCCGACTGTGGCCGACTATGAAGCCAGCGCCGATCTCGCGACGCTCGTCATCCGCACCACACGGGACGATGCGGTCGGAATCACTGCCGAGCAGCTCCGCCTCTCCTGTAAATGCGCCCATTGCACACGCGCCCGCTTCGACGATCGCTTCCCCGAACGCTTTCCCGGCATCGCCATCACCGAGATCGGCGATCTCGGCTATGGGCTGAACATCTCGTTTTCGGATGGGCACAACAGGGGGATTTACCCGAAGCCGTATCTGCTGAGCTTGGCGGGGCGCTAGGCTCCGCAAACTCCGCCGTCATTCCCCGCGAAGGCGGGGAATCCAGTACGCAGCGCCCCCTCCGTATCCCATTGACGTCTCTGGAATACTGGATCGCCCGCCTTCGCGGGCGGTGACACCGATGTGAGCGGCAGCGGCGTGCTACAAGCGCCCCCCATCTGGCACGGACATTGCTCCTCTTTAGAACGATTTGAACGTTCCGGAGGCAGACGATGTTGCAGGCCGCCAATGTGGTTCGCGGGACGGTTCCCGCAACGGTCCGGCCGGCCGGCAGCTCGTCGCTGCTGCTCACCGAGAACCAGCAATGGATCGGCGGACCGCCGCCGCTGATGGACAAGCTGTCACCGCGCGAGCGGGAGCTGGTGCTGAAGCAGGGCCGGCGAAAGGTGCTCAACCGCGGCCAGACGCTGTTCAGCCAGGGCGGCAAGCATGACGGTATCTGGCTGATCGAGAGCGGCCGCATCCGCGTGTTCTACACCTCGCCGCTCGGACGCGAGATCACCCTGGCCTATTGGCACGTCGGCAATTTCGTCGGCGGGCCCGAAGTGTTCGAGGGCACCGTGCATCAATGGTCCGGCGTCGCATCCAGCAATTGCAGCGTCGTGCACCTGCCCGGAAAGGAGCTGCGGTCGCTTGCCGCAGAGATCCCCAACCTCGCCATCGGCCTCATTGAAGGCCTCACCTTCAAGGGCAAATGCTATTCGGCGCTGGCGCAGATGCTGGGAACACGCTCGATCACCCAGCGCCTCGCGCATCTTCTGCTGCATCTGGTCGAACTCTACGGCGTCGAGGATGCCGACGGCCGGGTGATCGCGGCGGCCTTCACTCATGCCGACATCGCCCACATGGTCGGCGCGACCAGGCAATGGGTCACGATCAGCCTGAAACGGATGCAGGAGAAGGGAATCGTCGTCACCAAGCGCTCGCAGATCGTGGTGTGCCGGGCCGACGCTTTGGAGGAGATGCGCGGCCAGAGCGGCGACTAGGGTCGATGCACAGGCAAGCGGCTTTATAGTGCAGGACTGCCCAAGGAGTATGCAATCAGCTTTTCCCGGCAACTAATCGACTGCGGCGGTCACTCCGGATTTGCCCTGCCCGCGGCCTCACCCAATCATGGCAACCACAGCACATCCAACCGAATGAGGATGAGAATGGTCCGCCATCTTCCCACGCTCTCGATCGCGATGTCGGTGACCTCGCTGGCGCTACTCTTGGCGCAGCCGGCCTTGGCGGAAACCGTCACGCTCGGCATTGGAACGCAGGACACCACGACCAACACGGTGACCGCCGGCGTCGTCATCCGGCAGCTGCATCTCCTCGAGAAATATCTGCCGAAGGACGGCAAATACGCCAACATCAAGTTCGAGCTGGAGTGGCAGAATTTCACCTCCGGCCCGCCCGTCACCAACGCGATGATGGCGAACAAGCTGCAGATCGGCATGATGGGCGACTATCCGCTGATCGTGAACGGCTTCACCTTCGAGAGCAATCCGGAGAGCAAGAGCCGCCTGATCGGCGTGGCCGCCTACAGCCTGTCCGGCTCCGGCAACGGGCTCGTCGTCCACAAGGACTCGCCCTATTACGATCTCGCCGATCTCAAGGGCAAGCTCGTCAGCGTGCCGTTCGGCTCGGCCGCCCACGGCATGGTGCTGAAGGCGATGCAGGACCGCGGTTACGCCTCCGACTTCTTCCAGCTCGTCAGCCAGAGCCCCGAGGTCGGTTCGACCAATCTGCAGGAGAAGAAGATCGACGCGCACGCCGACTTCGTCCCCTTCGCCGAGCTGCTGCCCTTCCGCGGCTTCGCGCGAAAAATCTTTGACGGTGTCGAGACCAATCTGCCGACCTTCCACGGCATCGTGGTCCGCACCGACTTCGCCGAAAAATACCCTGAGGTCGTCGTTGCCTACTTCAAGGCGCTGATCGCCGCCAACCAGTGGCTGCGCGACGATCCCAAGCTCGGCGCCGAAAAGATCCAGGAGTGGACCGGCATCAACAAGGAAGTCGTCTATATCTTCCTCGGTCCCAGCGGCAACATGACCACCGATCCCACGGTGAAGCCGGCGCTGATCGATGCAGCCGCGACCGACGTCAAGGTGCTGCAGAATCTCGGCCGCATGAAGGAGTTCGATCCGAAGAAGTGGGTGGATGATTCCTACATCCGCAAGGCCTATGCCGAGATGAAGCTCGACTATGACGCCCAGCTTGCGAGCACCAGGAATTACGAGATCACGGGCGAAGATTCCTTCTGCAAGAAGCCGATCACCGACCCGCGCAAGGCCGGCGAGGTCTGGGTCGACGATGCCGGCATCCTGCCGTTTGCGTCCGCAGCGTGCACATTAGGGGCCTATGCCGACTACAAGGCCAAAGGCAAGAAGATCAACGTCGCCTACGTCTTCGACACCACGCGCGGAATCAAGCTGTTCGCCGACCAGGCCTTCTTCGCGGTCGGCAACGGTGAGGTCGCGCCGTTCCTGCTGAAGAAGGACGCGGAAGCCCATGCCGCCAAGATCAATGGCAAGGTGCTCGGCTTCGACGACGCGGTGAAGGCGGCGGTCGGCGGAGGCAAGACGTGAGCAGTCCCGCCCTCGTCAGACATCCCGAGGACAGCATGCCGGCAGCAACAGCAATCGCCGAGGCGGGCCCCGTGCCCGCCCCTTCCCCGCCCGCGACACCGCCTTCGTTCGGCACGCTCGCGCTGCGCTGGTACCGGCTCAATCGGGCGGGGCTACGCGCGACGGCGATCGGCATCATATCTCTGCTCGCCTTCCTGCTGGTGTGGCACCTGCTCACGACCTATCGCGTCGTGTTCTTCGTGCGCTTCACCAACGTGCCCTCGCCGCTCGCGGTCTATGCGAGCTTCACCAAGGCGATCCACGATCCCAAATTCCTGCTGCACATCCTCTTGAGCTGCCGGCGCATCCTGTTCGGCTTCTCGCTCGCGGCGGTGGTCGGCGTACCGCTCGGCCTGATCATGGGCCGCTTCAAGCTGGTGCATGAAATCATCTTCCCGGTGGCGGAGGTACTGCGGCCGATCCCGGCAATCGCCTGGGTGCCGATGGCGATCATGCTTTGGCCGACCAACGAGCAGAGCATCGTCTTCATCACCTTCCTCGGCGCGTTCTTCCCGATCCTGGTCAACACGCTGCATGGCATGTCGCTGGTCGATCCCGTGCTGGTGCGCGCCGCGCAATGTCTCGGCGCGCGAGAACGGTCGATCTTCCGCGAGGTGTATTTTCCAGCTTCGATGCCGCACATCTTCACCGGCCTCACCGTCGGCATGGGCGTGGCCTGGGTGTCGCTGATCGCCGCCGAGATGATCTCGGGTCAATACGGCATCGGCTATTTCACCTGGGAGGCCTATTCCCTTGTCCAGTATGCCGACATCGCGCTCGGCATGATCGCGATCGGCGTGCTTGGCCTTGGATCGAGCCTGCTTATCAGGGGCGCCGGGCAGTTGGTGATGCCGTGGAGGCTAAAATGAACGAAATCCTGACCAAAGCACCGCAGGGCCATATCGAGGTCAGGAATTTCTCCCTCAGCTATGAGAGCATCGATGGACCGGTGCAGGCCGTCACCGATACGCAGATTCATGTGAAGCCCGGCGAGTTCGTCTCGATTGTCGGCCCCTCCGGCTGCGGAAAGTCGACGCTGCTCAATGCCGTTGCCGGCTTCCTCAAGCCGACCACCGGTGTAGTCACCGTCGACGGCGAGCGGGTCAACGGCCCCAGCGCCGAGCGCGGCATGGTGTTTCAGCAATATTCGCTGTTTCCGTGGAAGACGGTGCGGGAGAACGTCGAGTTCGGCCTGAAGATGCGCGGCATGCCGCGCTCCCAGCGCGAGCGCGCGGCGCGCACGCTGCTCGGGCTCGCGGGGCTCGAGGCCTTCGAAAAGCATTATCCGGAAAAACTCTCCGGCGGCATGAAGCAGCGCGTCGGCATCGTCCGCGCGCTCGCCACGGGCCCGAAGGTGCTGCTGCTGGACGAGCCCTTCGGCGCGCTCGACGCGCAGACGCGCGTGATCATGCAGCAGATCCTCACCAACATGTGGCAACGGCTGAAGATCTCGGTGCTGTTCGTCACCCACGACATCGACGAAGCCATTTTCCTCTCCGACCGCGTCTACTGCATGACGGCCCGCCCCGGCTCGATCAAGGCGGAAATCCCGATCCCGCTGGAGCGGCCGCGGCAGCAATCGATGATGATGTCGTCGGAGTTTTTGGCGCTCCGCCGCGGGCTGATGTCGCTGATCCGCGAGGAGAGCCTGAAGGCGATGGGCGGCGAGATCAGCGACATGGGCATGCAAGGGCTGAACATCGAGCTGCATGGGCATTCGCTGGCGGATGTGATTTAGGCGTTGCCGAGAGACGCGATCTCGTAGGGTGGGCAAAGCGGAGCGTGCCCACCAATCTTGTACATGTGCCGAATTGAATGGTGGGCACGGCGCTTCGCGCCTTTGCCCACCCTACGGCAGTTTCGCTTAATCACTTAAACCAGTGCACCAGCGCGATGCTGATGCCGAGCAGCAGCATCAGCGACAATGTCACCGCCGCGGTTACGCGGCCGCCGACATTCGCCAGCACCTTCACATCGACGCCCAGCCCCAGCGCGGCCATGGAGACGACGGTGAGGAAGCTCGTGATCTTCGTCACCGGTCCCACCACCGTGCCGGGCACGATCTCCAGCGAACGCAGGGTCGCCAGCGCAAGGAAGCCGAGGATGAACCAGGGGACCAGGCGGAAGAAGCCGACATTGGATTTCTTGGCGCCGGCATGCCAGCGCGAGGCGACCAGGGAGAGACCGACGACGACGGGCCCGAGCATCAACACGCGCATCAGCTTCACTAGCGTGCCGATCTGCGTCGAGATGAGCCCGGCCGGCACCGTCGCGGCCAGAACCTGCGGCACGGCGTACACGGTGAGGCCCGCGAGGATGCCGTACTGCGTGGCCGACAATTGCAGCAGCGGAATCAGCAGCGGCAGGCCCAGCACCATCATCACGCCGAGGATGGCGGTGAAGGAGATCGAGGATGCGATCTCGTCGCTGTTGGCGCCGATGATCGGCGCCACGGCTGCGATCGCGGAATTGCCGCAGATCGAGTTGCCGCAGGCGATCAGGATCGACAGGCGCGTCGACAGGCCGAGCAGCCGGCTGATCCCGAAGGAGACGCAGAGTGCGACCACGACGACCGCGGCGATCGAGGCGAGCAGCGCGATGCCGGAAGCCGCGATCGCAGCAAAGCTGATGGAGGCCCCCAGCAGCATGACCGCGACTTCGAGCAGCTGTTTCGCGCTGAAGGCGATGCCGGCCTGCCAGCGCGGCGCGGGTTTCCAGAAGCTGCGCAGCGCCATGCCGAGTAGGATGGCCATGACCAGCGCCTCGACATAGGGATGCTCGAAAACGCCCAGCTCCAGGTGCTCGAGCAGGGCCGAGACACCGGCGACGGCGATGCAGAGGAGGATGCCGGGAATCAGCGCGACGACGCGGCTAAGGGCAGTGGTCGGCTTGGCGTCGGTCGGGCTGGATGCTTGATTCTGCGACACAAATCTCTCCCAGAGGAGAAAGATTTATACGCACCACGCTCTCACTGGGGAACAAGTTTTCGGCATATCAGGGCCGAGAGAAATTCTCTCCTCAGCCCGGAATAAGCGGGATCAGAAGATCAGGCTCTTGGCGAGCGAGGCGACCCGGCTGAAGCCGTCATAGATGCCCGGCTCGAAGAAGGCCGCGCGCGCCAAAACGATGCCCGCGACCAGCGACCAGAACACCGTGGTGCCGGCCCGCAGCAGGAGCTTTGAGGCGCGCGACTTCGGCTGGGCGTCCGTTGCGGACACCAGCTGCTCGCCGAAGGGTTCAAATCCGGTGCGTTCCATGGCCGTCAATCCATCAAATCGTGATGGGAATGTCGTCGTTTCGGCCCCAAACGGCAATGGAAGCGATTGGCGTTTTTGCCCTGCGGAGGGGAAACTCCTTCCGTCGGGCACCCCCGAGGCAATAGTTTTCTTCTTTTGCCCTATTCGGGCACCGTAACCACGGCTTAGAGGGCCAGATAACGCCGCCGGATCGCGTCGTTGGCCTTCAGCTCGTCGATCCCGGCGGCATAGACGATCTGGCCCTTGTCGATGACCGTGGCGTGGCTGGCAAGCCCGAGACAGAAATGCATGTTCTGCTCGGCGATCAGGACGGTCGCACCGAGCTGGCGGAGCTGCCGCAACAGCTCGCCGATCCGCTGCACGATGATCGGCGCGAGGCCTTCGCTCGGCTCATCGAGCAGCAACAGCGCCGGGTTGCCCATCAGCGTGCGCGCGATGGCGAGCATCTGCTGCTCCCCGCCCGAGAGACGTCCGGCAATGCGATGGCGCAGCGGCTCCAGCAGCGGGAAGACGTCGTAGATGCGCCTGATCGGCCACTCGTCCTGGCCTTCCGGCCCCTTCTTGCGACCGATGACGAGATTGTCCTCGACCGTGTGCTCCGGAAAGATCTGGCGATCCTCCGGCACGAAGCCGAGACCGGCGCGCGCGATATGGTGCGGCTTCTGGCCCGAGATCACCGCGCCGCGCAGGCTGATCCTGCCCCGCCGCGGTGGCGCCAGTCCCATGATCGCCTTCATGGTCGTCGATTTGCCCGCGCCATTGCGGCCCAAAAGCGCCATGGTCTCGCCCTGCCGCACCGAGAGGCCGACGCCGAACAGGATCTGGCTCGTGCCATAGTAGACGTCGAGATCGGCGACTTCGATAATGGTCGCGCTCATGCGGCAGCCCCCGCATGTTCGGTGCCGAGATAGGCCTCGATCACGGCACTGTTGTTGCGGATTTCGTCGGGCGTGCCGGTCGCGAGGATGCGGCCGTAGCAGAGCACGACGATCTTTGGGGCGATCTTGAACACGATGTCCATGTCGTGCTCGATGAAGACGACCGTGATTTTCTGCGTCTCCCAGAGCTCGCGCACCTTGTCGATCATGCGCCAGCGCTCTTCCGGGCCCATGCCGGCAGTCGGCTCGTCCAGCAGCAGAACCTTTGGTTCGAGCACCAGCGCAAGTGCGATGTCGAGCAGTTTCTGGTCGCCATGCGACAGCGTTGCGGCCGTGCGATTGCGCTTTCCCGCGAGGCCCAGCAGCTCCATCACATGCTCGGCGCGGTCGCGCGTCTCGGGCAACGGAAAGCGCTTGTGCAGCACCGCGGACGAGCGCTGATCGGCGCTGACGGCGGCGAGCATGGTCTCTTGCACCGTCAGTGACTTGAAGATGCTGGCCACCTGGAAGGCGCGGCCGATGCCGTGGCGCACGATCTCCGGCGGCGAGCGGCCGGCGAGATCGATGCCGTCGAGCAGAACCTGACCGGAATCCGGCCTCAAGGCGCCCGTAATCAGGTTGAAGAACGTGCTCTTGCCGGCGCCGTTCGGGCCGATCACCGCGGTGAGCGAGCCGTCGGGAAAGTCGAGCGTGACGTCGTTGGTCGCCTTCACGCCGCCGAAGGATTTTGCGAGGTTGCGGATCTCGAGCATCGCTAGCGCCCCTCGCCTGCGTCGCGCCGGTGCGAAAACCAGTCGGCGACGAAATCCAGCAGGCCTTTGCGCAGGCCCAGCGCGAAGAACAGGATGACCACGCCGAGCACGATGCCGTGGTACTCGGTGAAGCGCGTGACGGTGTCGTTGAGCAGAAGCAGCAGCACGGTGCCGACCATCGGCCCCAGGAAGGTCGAGACGCCGCCGAGCATGTTGATGAAGATGCCCTCGCCCGAGATCGTCCAATAGGCGAATTCCGGATAGGCGCCGGAGACGAACAGCGCCATCACCATGCCGCCCATCGACGCGAACAGCGCCGCCAGCACGAAGACTGTCAGCTTTGCCCGCCAGACGTCGATGCCGAGGAAGCTCGCGCGCGCGGCGTTGTCGCGGATCATGCGCAAGGTGTAGCCGAACGGCGATTGCGCGATCTGGCGCATCGCGAGCAGGCCGAGGATCAGGAGCGCGCAGCTCGCGACATAGAGATGGACGTGGTTGGCAAGATCGATGCCGAGAAACACGGGTCGCGGAATGCCGCCGCGCAGGCCCTGGTCGCCGCCGGTGAAAGACGCCCAGGACAAGATGGTCGAGTGGATCAGCATCTGGAAGGCGAGTGTGACGAAGGCGAAATAGATCTCCTTCAGCCGCACGCAGATCGCGCCGATGATTGCCGCGATCACCGCCGTGATCGCCAGCGTCGCGATGAAGGCCACGGGAATCGGCACGCCCAGCTTCTGCATGATCAGGCCGAAGCCGTAGG
Protein-coding regions in this window:
- a CDS encoding branched-chain amino acid ABC transporter permease — its product is MTELEAGRAETLAPVRSGAALQRYRDVLIAVIAFAVLASLPLFTGSKALLDFVIRCSAYGLFATSLNLLVGYTGLTSFGHGMFFGLGAYGFGLIMQKLGVPIPVAFIATLAITAVIAAIIGAICVRLKEIYFAFVTLAFQMLIHSTILSWASFTGGDQGLRGGIPRPVFLGIDLANHVHLYVASCALLILGLLAMRQIAQSPFGYTLRMIRDNAARASFLGIDVWRAKLTVFVLAALFASMGGMVMALFVSGAYPEFAYWTISGEGIFINMLGGVSTFLGPMVGTVLLLLLNDTVTRFTEYHGIVLGVVILFFALGLRKGLLDFVADWFSHRRDAGEGR